CCAATCACTTGTCCTTTGTGAACAGGAGCTTTTTGTACAGTTACGACGACCTGTTTTTGAATGCCTGTCAATTGTTCACCCTTTTTCATAAGTACGCCAAGCGGCTTTTCCGCAACCAGTTCTATGGAATCCTGTTTGCCTTTGCTGATTTTCACTTTTTCAACCACTTGATTTGCTTTGTAAATCAACTGGCTATGATATTGAGAAAAGGCAAAATCCATCAATTGCGTAATTTGCTGATTTCGGATCGGAGAAGTAGGAGCCCCTAACACGACGGCGACGACCCGGAATTGATCCCGTTTGGCTGTTGCTGCCAAACAATATTTTGCTTCCGCAGTAAACCCGGTTTTTAATCCGTCCATGCCCGGATAAAATTTCACTAATTTGTTCGTATTTACAAGCCATAGCGGTTTTTCTGAATCTTTGCGCAAGTAATCGCTATATACGGATGTCCAATGCGTGATTTTTTCATGTTGCAGTAAAGCGCGGGACATGATTGCGATATCGTATGCAGAAGAATAATGATCATTCGCAGGCAAGCCGTTGGTATTGGCAAAATGCGTATCTTTCATACCTAACTCCTGGACCTTTTTGTTCATCATTGCTACAAACGCCTCTTCTGTTCCGGCGATCCGTTCCGCTACCGCCACACATGCATCGTTGGCCGAACCAATTGCTATGCCTTTCAGCATGTCATTCAGCGTCATTTCTTCGC
Above is a window of Fodinisporobacter ferrooxydans DNA encoding:
- a CDS encoding D-alanyl-D-alanine carboxypeptidase family protein → MARIRLRMFFSFFVILAMFSMYLPQVNASEVSLAKQSQAAVLMDVATGTVLFEKESHKHLPIASVTKIMTMLLVMEAVDTGKIKLSDKIRTSEHAASMGGSQIYLEPGEEMTLNDMLKGIAIGSANDACVAVAERIAGTEEAFVAMMNKKVQELGMKDTHFANTNGLPANDHYSSAYDIAIMSRALLQHEKITHWTSVYSDYLRKDSEKPLWLVNTNKLVKFYPGMDGLKTGFTAEAKYCLAATAKRDQFRVVAVVLGAPTSPIRNQQITQLMDFAFSQYHSQLIYKANQVVEKVKISKGKQDSIELVAEKPLGVLMKKGEQLTGIQKQVVVTVQKAPVHKGQVIGYITIAKDGKELGRVNLLANQEIEKANLWDMVKRTFRGVVFFGR